atttataaccattaCTCTTAGTAACCGCCTAATTATCTAATTACTCTTGTACCCCtaaccctatactaatcttGGTATCTAACAGGCTCCACCGAAATAGCGATCCAAAAAATTGCAACTCCACACTCTACCAAAAATAGTGGCACAGAATAAGCCTACAAATCTCAAAAGGTAGTacagaagaaaatataatgaagGAGAAAAAATAACGAAGAAGCACATACCATCCGCCTTGTCCGAATATTCAGACTCTACAACAAAAGGATGTATGTGCTTTGCACTTTGAACTGCGCTCTTAGCCTTTTTACGTCTGAGAGGCCTTGAGCtgaaaaaacatatttagCGATAAAAGCTTCTCATTAACATCAAGGGGTTAAGCATCATAACTTATAATATCCAAAATTTCAGAGTCCACATGACTTACCAGAAGAAGAATGTTTGCTGCTTTGGATCAATGCCATCTGCGATGATCTGATAGAAAATCAACTACTGTCATTGCCAAGCCAACACAAATAACTAGACCTTACTAAATACTAAAGCGCCTTCTTTCAAACAATAGATTATTTCTTAATCTGAAAGACTGAATCATTCCCCCTGTTATAAAGATACTCCGTGTCCTTCCAACAATATATAAGGCTACCTATTATCCATCAGTATAGGAGGAGGGCAATAACGTAATTGAGGGAGGAAGTTAGTTATGCATGAGTGAGGAACATAAATATTATGTAATGATGAGGGGACCACGAGAGAGGTTAAAGCGTATTTTGGGGAAGGAAAGGGTAGTATAAGTAGCTGAGGTTGTgttcccattttcttttagctGGGAATTAGTCTGAGACTCTCACAGTGAGAAAGGTTTGTAGTCTTAGGGGTTTTCTTCATATCAATAAGAATTTGTATTGTAAGGGAAACCTTACACAATAGGATACAACTCTTGGCGTATTTAGCATCAGATTCAGTTTTATGTGCCTTCTTTGTTAATGAGGAAACAGAAATTTCATTGATAGGATTCAGTTAATGTGTTATCCACTGTAAAGATAGAAGTTTTTACTTGAGACAGCAAATACACATGCTTGCACAATATTGTAACTTTACCTTTCCAAATTATCTCAAATCAAGGATTGTAAATGTGGACCAATCTAAagtaaatgaagaaagaagtaaACAAGTCCTAGACCAGTAGATGTTATATCGAAGAACTGACGTATGCATGTTGGTAAGAGAAGTACTCAAATAATACATCTGAAACTGTTCCTACCTCAGACCTCCAAACATCAGTCTTCATGGAAACGTTTACAGCTTGGTACTCTTCGGTTACCTACCAAAACTTGATCAAATCAATGTTTACGCACCCACAAATAGATGATTAAAACCTATTTGATATTCAAGAAAGTTACTAACCCAAAATTCAAAGTTGAAGAGATCGTGTAATGATAACAAGTGGCATCTCAAGCCCTGTAAAAGAGATAGAATGAGTTCTTTAACATTTCACATTCACAagatttttaacattttacaTTCACCAACATAGTTCTGCTATGTACAGCCTCACATTCATAGAAAGAGACAAAATTACCTTAAAGCTTGCACATTTGATCAAGCAAAATGGACAGGAAAAGTCTTCAGTTACTGCAAGTAAAAATGCAACGTGAATAAAGTCAAAACAAGCAACATAAACAGAGGATAGAAAGGAAACAAGTGGTGACAGGCagagaaggaagagaaatttttttctaaaagtagcATCATTAATTGAAGAAATGGTAGTCTATCATTAATTGAAGGAAAATCACAGAAATAAACAGAACAATAATAAGTCACCCCCATAAGTGATAAAAGAAAGTTTCAAGATAATTTTCCAACCCCCTCCCCccatatcaaaataaaataaaagcacCCAAtgtaactaaaaaataaaacaaagacaTCCATCTTGATAAGGCTAACCCCGTAAATACCTGATAATTGGAGaggggaaaaacaaaaaatgagacAATTGTAAGCAAGGGAAATACCACACCTTCAGTTTTCTGCAATCTGTTGTTGTAGtatctataattaaaaataacatttccTGCCCTCAACCTGAAACATAAAGAACAAGAAAGCAAATGTAATGTATACATTATTCCATAAACATAAAACCATTTTGAATTATGATCTGATCAGCAgcaaataaacaatttttggACAAAAATTGCCACAACAAATTTTGAGACAtacaaactaaactaatttCCTGAGAACCAGATACAGATATTACATTTCAATGTCCAGACCAGATTACAGGCACGTTGACTAATCTTACGGGACAACCAGCCTGACTCTACTGCATTTAGGTGTTAGTTAAGGAAActcgtaggaaattaatttctaGGTAGGTGGCCACTGGCCACCATGGATTAAACTCGCGACCTCtaatttagttattgagaCTAATTGAGACtatgtcttcttttttaccaTTAGGTCAACCCATGATGGTTAAGACCAATTTATTCAATCATTAAACTCTCAGCTAAATTCCTAGGTGAATTGCTTAGTTGTTGCAGAGGACACTATATTGTGCAGAAAAGTAGGGGTAAATGAACTTGGACAACTTTTTCAACATTCCTGATGAAacttttagttcaattaggAGTTCAGTTCTATTTTACTCCCAGATAAGTTGTTAGTTTGTTTAGGAGTTTATATTAGGAGTCTTTAGTGTcttaaaatccaaatttgataGGGTCCCAAATTCTGATTGGAATTCTAGGTTtgcgatttttttttatatatatatttatacatatatatacaaaggCATCCAAAAAGGCAACCCAGAAAAAGAACTCCACTAAAGAAGGGGTTTCCATCtaggtaaaatattttctatagAATAGAATTCAAGGACACAGATGTACAACCTATAAACAGATCCTGTTCAAGTAAGGTCGTAAAATATTTCCTATAGtgtaattacaaaaaactTTCGAAGCTGAAGCCCAAAGAGAAACATGAGACCTCACCAAGAACCAAACTTGACAAGGGGTCCCTCTCCACACCCCAAACACTTTATTGATTTAATGGAGGTAATTCTAAGTCTGCATTTGAATCCAATGGGGGTCCAGATAACTTCAGTTTATTCGTTCcaaatttttagtttgattttccATACAGGTAGCCAAAAAATCTGAATGGATCAATAGTTGTGAAACACCCTTCATCCTCTTTTTAAACCCCAAGAATTTGATACCTTAAGAAATCCCATGTGCTCAAATAACACGCTCAGAGGcataaaaaagatattgacTACTGCCGTTGGATTTTGTGGAGTGCCCGTTTGCCCATTCTCTGCGAAACAAATGCTTGAGTTTGTTTGGGTTATGTTCAGCTCTTGATGGAGAATGTTGCATCATGATTGATGCAGTGCACCTGTGCTCGTAAATCTCCCATTCCAAGATAAAGGCTAAGTTTTTTGGCAGACTTGTTTCCTTACCGTGTTGTGGGGAATTTAGCTCAAAAGGAATAGGAAAATTTTAGGGAGGTTAAGACTTAGGAGTTCGTGGGAAGAGGTTGGGAAGGTAGCTAGGTTTAATGCATCCATGTGggtttattgtttattatccAACCTTCTGCAATTATGACTTCCGTTTGATCCTTTTGAACTAGTCTGTTTCAATTGTTAGTGTTTgaacttctttttcattttttctcagtGAAAGCTCAATTTCTTACCCACaaaagtagtaataataatcttAAGTTAACTTGATTTATTTCCTACCACTTTCCTAAACCTGAGAAGAATGGTCAAAGAAGTAACGATACTTTTCTTTAtactaagaattaaaattgcTTTGAAATGATCAAATATACAAATGGAAATATCCTAAAGAAAACACCAAGAGAGCTACGAAAACCCTCTCCAATTGGCACAATCTAAAAAAACACCATAATTATTGATTAGTAAAAGCTACATGGAGAGAGAAGatcttcaaaagaaagaaacaagaacaaaaatctCCCCCACATCAACCCCTTGAAGATCgttcaaaaatgaaattttccGCCTAGCAGCAAGAAgctataaaaagttattataaaaGCTCCCTGACAAAGGTAACCTCTATGATAACTGTGGTtcttgattttggtttttgaaaattaagcttaagACACCCCTTCAGTAactttttaaagttgttttcaaTATCTAATTCGAATTatcaattctaaaaataattaagagagaaaagaatgGTTATTAAAACTTGTTCCTGTTTTGGGAATTTAGTCACAAATTCAAGtgtcttttaagaaaaataaaatttatagcaaaaaaatgACAAGGccacaattattttttttttttttgaaacagagACAAGCATCTTTATTGATAGTAaactcaaaatacaagagaGTTATCCAGTGAGAGTAATAGAAAATCCTAGaaaggggagagagagaggatcAATAGGTGCACccgaacatctcaactaggttgactcccccttagcaccctcatcatatccaaaataaaataaagatactAAGGTCATGCAAAGTTATCAAACAGCCTTAAATTACAAtgatgttaaaaataaattgattgattgattgattttttatattaaaaaaggtagaaggaggaggaggaaaaaaataaccaaacaaaacaGAGGAAAGGGTAATACCGAATCACATTAGACAGTGATGAGGAAGGTTTTTCGTTGTACGTGTATGAATCATATGGAGATTTATCCCTAGAACCAAGCTCTTCTGCAGATATTGTTACCTGTACTTGATGTGCTGTATGCTTTTGAGacccaaaaattaaaaaagaaaagcaaagatAAGTGAAGCGCTGAAAATACTTGATATCATGagtagaataaattaaaattgatagtCAAAACAGACCATAGAATCAGAATTATATGGAATTTGAAATCCTACACACTTCTCTCCATCGACGCAACTTGTCTGCAAGACATAAGATAAAAACTAATAACATAGCAAGTAGTGAATAAGAGATTTGAGTGTTATCGCCAGCTAAACATAAGTAAGCAGCAAGCAATGAAATGATATAAGAATAGATtttaatggaaaaagaaaaaacaaacaaacatttgaTCAAACCTTCACAACACAAGAGCGCATGTCAACGCTTGACATAATCTCAGCCCTCTGTCCAAgaccaaaatttgatgaattcTGCCATGAAATGTAAAGTGACTCCAGAGGTATCTTGCCCCATAAGCAGTAACCTGCAACCGCTACCTCCAAAGAAAAGCAATtgtaaaaatttcaaaccctTACACACATCTACAAattcattgtattttttttatataagaaacagtatattcaagaaaacaaaaaagaacagCCTAAGGGCAAGGAATGAGAGGGCCCTCCCCGAGAAGAACTAACATATAAGCTTCCAGTTGTTGTAAATCATAGAAATGGTATAATTACAAAGGTGTTTGTTGTAATTGGTCCTTCACCAAGAAGCTGCATGTTGAAccacagtccaaaaagaatcaaaaagaattatatttatcatcaaaaatttactatttctCTCATTCCAAATGCTCCACAAAAGAGATCGATTAGTGCATCTCCACAGGATGTTACCCTTCGGACGAAAAGCTTTGCTATTGACCCCATCAAGCATCCAACTAGCAGTCTTGCTAGGAAGACAgcaatccaaatttaaaattctgaACAAGAAAGACCAGCCTTTCATTACAAATTCAcaatgtaaaaataattggTCCAAAGTCTCCTCATTTCTAAAGCAAAGGCAGCACATAGATGGATTTAGAGTGGCATAATGAAGCTTTCTTTGGAGCTTATCATGAGTATTAAGACTTCTATAAGATAGGGACCATAAGAAGAATTTAACCTTTTTCGGGACTTTAATCTTCCAAATAGTGCACACCAAGACAAAGGCGATAGGAGATCTTTTGGTTAAGTTAAGAAAGGTAGACTTCGTAGTGAAAATTCCAGAAGCATTAAGCTCCCATTTAAGACTATCGCACTCACCATTCAGACCGAGCAATGGAGACTTTCCAGAATAACAGCAACATTCCAAATTCACTGTCCGACAAATTTCTTCTAAGACCCGAATTCCAGGACTGGCTGGCGGTACACCAACTAATGTTTTACCCATCTCCCAACATAAAAGCTGCGAAATTGAAGGATATTTCCCTATGCTTAAAAATACCAGCCCACAATCTATAAGACCTTCCCATATTCGGCAATTTAGTAGGCCACCCATTCAACTCCAAACCATAAATTGCCACGATTATACGCCTCCATAGAGCATTGTCTTCTTTACAAACCTTCACAGCCATTTCGTGAGGAGAGCATTGTTATTTTGACGAAAGGACCCAATTCCAAGACCACCACAACAGATCGGGAGTGAAGCAGTGTCCCACTTAACAAGGTGGACAACCAGCTTACAAGACCCCCATTCCAGACAAAATTCCTAACCGTCTTTTCATTCCTATTAATGACACCAACTGAGGCTTGCATAAGAGAGAAGAGATAGCAAGGAAGGCTATTCAAAACCGACTGAGCAAGGGTCAATCTACCACCTTTGGAGAGGGAAATACTTCTCCATTTATCGACTTCAATCTGAACCACTCCTCAAAGAATTCCAAACATCCTTAACACTGCAGGCCCCGCCCATAGAGAAGCCTAAGTAGGTGAAAGGGAGGGAATCCACTTCGCATCCAAACTTAGTAGCAAAAACATCCAGCTCCACGCTTGCAAGGTTAATACCTATGATAGAGGTTATGGACAAACCAAACCCCTAAAGTTAACCACAGTCCACCAAGCCTCCAAGTTTCCAGCATcccaagaagaaaagagaaatgtaTCATCCGCATACTAAGGTGCGTTAATTCAAAGGGAGAATTTCCAAAGGAGAACCCCTTGATGGTCCTCTTCTCATTGCAATAGTGAACAAGGCTACTTAGAGCGTCTCCTACGATCGTGAAGAGAAAAGGGGCAAGCAGATCTTCCTGACGAATACCCTTTTTGGCTATGATCTTTCCCCAAGGTCTACCATTAACAATTATCGAAAAATTAGTCGACGAAAAACAGCCCCAAATCCATCTCCTCCACCTTTTACCAAAACCTTTTAGTTTCAAAGccatatcaagaaaaaaaccaGTCAACCCAGTCGTAGGTTTTCTCAAGGTTGAGCTTCAAGAGGGCTCCTTTGCAGCCTTTCAAAAGCCATTCGTCCACTGCCTCCAAGGCAGTCAAGATAACATCAAGAATTTACCTTCCTTCCACAAAGGTCATCCGAGTGTCACTAATAATAGAAGGAAGGACCTTTTTAAGTCTCATTGCAAGCACCTTAGAATGATTTTATAAGGAGAAATTATAAGACTAATGGGTCTGAAATCTCTAACACGGACAGCCTCTTTAATTTCTGGTAATAAGAAAAACAGATGTGTTTTCTTTCTGGGAGGCCCCTGATCATttgcaagaaagaaagaagggcAAGAGAGGAATTCAGCTAGGTCAAGGAGATTGAGGTTGTAGGGACCATTGGGTGGTTACGTATTTCAGCAAAGGAAATTCTATGGGGACGACGATGGGAAGTTCAAAGAGGGTTTATAACGGAAGAAATGGGAGTGGAGAAATTTGGCTACAAGGCTGAAGctagaaaagaattaaaggcTGTCTCGAATGTGCTTCGgtattttatgctttttttattgtgttttcTGTGCTTGTGCATTTTCTCTGTTCCAAGACCATCATTGCCACTTGGACTATAGTGTTCTAATTTCTAGAATCGTCAACATATCAGGGAAGGCTAATATTCCCATCTATTTTGGATATAGTTGGGTTTTCTTGTTTAAAGAAGATCTAGAAacctaacatttttttcttctttttatctttttttttcctttttatttttaataagataaaCTCATATACCTAGACTTGAAAGATTTCTGCTTGATTAGAAACAGAATTCCGATTAAGATTAGAGGGAAGAAACTGAGGACCACagcaaattttttagaatatttggAACagcttttatcaaataaagttaagatcATCATGTGGGGGATTTTTTAACAGCATGAACTCTCATCATaaagttcaagaaaaaaaaactagaggCGCCTCTCCCCAAGTTGATGTACTTCATGCAAGATCAATGAACAAACTCAGAGTACCTTTTCATCGCCGCTCAATGGCTCCTAGGTTTTGGTTATCCCTTTTCAATGTCTTCAGCTGGCGTAGTATCTTTCCCAGTAATTCCATTAGCCTTCTACATAATTGTTTTGATGTTCATCTCTTCAATGCTGAAGCTAACTTATAAGGATATATCTTATTAGAGCTTTCTTTGGACTTTCAAATTGGAAAGAATCTACAGAACTTTCTTGGAAGCCAAGAGGTTCCTTGCTGTCtgggaaaatgaaatattcgCTTATTTGGTTTTTGCTTATCCAAACAGTCTTGCAACCAAGGGTTTAGCACTGTACTCTGTGGTTCCAATAGTTCCTCATCACAAAAGTAATAGCACTTTAAAAGCAAAGAACATACCAAATGGTTCTTAAGTATCGCTTGTGGCAAGGGTAGCATCCCATTTTTATCGtactctttttttatataactgATTACCAAATTACTTCTAACTTTAAGCCCAATAAGCGCCAAAATTTTAGTGCTACCAACaacaatggattatattttgactcaccaaaatcaaaataagatGTGAAATCATATTGGACAGTGAATTTCATAAAAGAAGCAACTCAATGGAGGATAAGGCATACCAGGAACAGATCTCATGTATAAAGGCCCATCAACTGAATCTACTCCAGACAAAGTATTTGCAGATCCAACTGCAAGTTATagaccaaatataaaaaaattcattgtaTAAATATGGCCAccagtaaaaattaaaatatgaagacCTACCACAGCTGACAAATAATATAGCAAGTGACCCAGATTTTGCCTCCACAGCTAGCTTGTTAATTTCAGGAAGGATGAAATTAGCTATAACTTGAGAACTGCATTCCACTCTGTTAATGCCAGTTAAGAGGCAAGCTCGATTGAAGCGATATACACCAGAGAACTATTGGATTAGAAAAGGAATGAAggaaatttataattagatacagtaaaaatataaaacaaacaataggATGCACAGTAAGCACCCATTTAAAATTCAGGATACCACCTAATAACCAATTTGCAGTCAATGATCAAACAGAGCTGAAATTACCTCAGCAACTGCAATATCAGAGACTAATCTTCCCAAGATGACATACATAGGAAACAGATTTTGTGTCTGGCCACCTACACTTGAAGTCCTAGAGATTGAAATAGTCATCTGGATCCTAAAGATAACAAATTCAAGAGATTCAGCACGTAATAAATTCAAGACTCAGAATctgttgtaaaaaaaaaaagaacaagcaccgctaatgaaatagaaagaaCGTAATTGACAAGAGACAAAGCCAACAATAGAGGCATAGTGCTTCAAGTGGAATACCAGCACACCAATCTAAACAAGGGGGCAAGAAAGACTTCAtgctaaaatgaaaattaaacaaggtTCTTCAATGAtgttttgttctaaaaaaataaagcaatgCCATTAACTAAAGCAACCTAACTTGCCGAACAAAAAAGTccaaatcttttcttttcgtgAGGCTTCTGTTTCTGTCACCCTCACTCAGACAATTGCCTCCCCTCACTGAAGCCACAACCTAAACAACCCTTAAAAGATCCCTCATTCctttaatttatcttaatCTGATATTTCACAAAACTAAATCTTTAGCATaccaatattctttttctttttcttttctttttttcttttacatgtGCGCCACacataaccaaaaaaaatattagtgaacacaaaaatagtgaaaatgaTAACCAAAGGACTAAATGATATTAGCCTAACCAGTGCTAATTCTTCCAATGGTTTGATGTAGACAACTTTTAGAAATAGAGACAAAATTAACGGCCATTACCTTCTCTTGTGTTTTGTCTCTATTTTGTACCTCAAACATCTTTGAAGAAAGAGTGGCTACATACAAACAAAAAGCAAATATTAGTACAAAATAGGCAAAACAATGTAAGTATGGCAATCAAAAATTTATTCAAGATAAATGAACATGAGATAGATGGAAACACCATTTAAGACTATCTGAACAGAACTTTCCATATTGATGGCAAGTTGTTATTTCGGGTATTGCCACATTATATCCATCATCTATTAACTATTAATTggggagaggaaaaaaaatagctaAGACGTTACATTTCTAATAGCACGGCGCTGAAGAATGTTATAGAGTTCAACTGGCTTGCAGTAAAGTAAGAGGCTCTCTTCTGCAGcaatttcctcttcttcagaTAGATGAACACGAGATTCTACACGGCACATCTGATCTGCGTTTCTGGAACAGCTGGGAGAGCAACTAAAGATTACTAATAAGCAAACAACAGTGACAAGGTTGgaacaagaagaaagaagaagaacaagagcAGCCACATAAAAAGGTAGACAGCCAGAAATCATGGAGAGATGCGAAAACGAAATTTACACATCTCTCTAAAGCATATAAAACTTAGGCACTGCAGATTCTTCTCCCAAAATCACAACCCTCCCTGACACAACAACTTCTTACACTAGTTCTCCCATATGTGTTAGTGCTTGTACCAGCAAGGAACTATGATTTGAAGCTACGCAGTACATCCGGCCGTAAGAAGTTCTAACTTTTACAGCTCATCTGAATTTCGAAGAAGTCAAAATAATTCTCAAATGGTatatccttaaaaaaaaaaaaatatcaaagctACAAACAAATCTTTCTTCATTTACATTTCATTAGAGAACTCAAGTTGAAATGACTAGGGGAAAAAATAGCACATACGAAGTTTCACGAGCCACGAGAGGTATGCCAGGCATTCTTCTCCAGCAATTCCAATTACAATCTCATGGCAACTATAGACTCATAAGGCTTGACGCCCCCAACACATGCCCTTTAAGCTTTTACGCATCAGCAACAGAACACTGCAACATTTTAAAcgataaaaagagaaaaaaaaaaaaaaaaaaaaaaggacaaagcCTCGACACTAATTCAAAATATCACTacgcaaaaaaaaacaaacaacacaagAACCCCCACTATTCGCTTCGCCACTGACTTCCATAAATTTGAGCTCGGATAAACTGATGTGAGCTTCCAAAGCTCAAGCATTTAGAGTGTAGGAGCTTCTATTTAACAAAACGGGGAAAACCCAGTTCTCAAACAATTGTATAAGTTCAAAGTTCGAGGAAGAACACGTTTGAacagaaaaatcaaaactacaGACATAGAATTAAGCTGGAGGTAAGAAATGGAGGTGCAAAAATGGGGATAACAAGTGGAAAGTTTCGAAGTTAAACATGGACGTAGCTCCATTGATAGTAAAAGCTTACCTACTGAAGCTCAGAGTTGTCGACGTCGGTTCGAGCAGAGAGAGCGAGGGAAGGAATCGGCGATTGCAATGAACGAAATAGATAAAAGTTGAACACTACATTCGCGAAACTGGGCAAAGTAACATTTTACTTTAATTGCAAGAACGCCCTcccaattttcattttatgccAACTAACCCTAattccttttttgttattaaaaattattacattatagaccaaataaatcaattttgatccttatagtttttttatttagatattCATGGAATCCCCTCAATGGCAAAGGAAACAAGCCACCAAAAATTACATTTGGaggaaagatttaaaataatcgaaaaataagcaaaaacacaattaaaaaatagatgtcGTTGATCCTACTTTCCGTTCTCATATTACTTCTAAGGTAGTTATGTAAATATAGACCATCTAACATCCATAAAAGTAGAGGTAAACCACTATTACTTAACTAATGTTTGTCTTCAAACATGCGAACATCATAGGTTAGAACCTTGAGCTTAAAGTACTTATGCAATTCAAAGTAACTCAACTACAAGTGAGGTAACGTTGAAGATAACAAAATCAATGATTTAGATTTACTCTAAACAACCAATAAATGAATGTAGTTTGACTAATGAATAATAGGAGGAATACAGAACAATGCAAGTAGATGGTTAATGAATTCAAATACTGAAACGCATTCGTTTGTACTAGCACTCAAAAAGATATcttcgttttttttaataggaTTGTAAAAAATTGCATGATACGGTAACTTTTCATAACATAATCAAGTCAAgtgtgttttttgttctttattgatttttttcgtt
This is a stretch of genomic DNA from Cucumis sativus cultivar 9930 chromosome 4, Cucumber_9930_V3, whole genome shotgun sequence. It encodes these proteins:
- the LOC101213607 gene encoding polycomb group protein EMBRYONIC FLOWER 2 isoform X10; the protein is MYCVASNHSSLLVQALTHMGELVCSPSCSRNADQMCRVESRVHLSEEEEIAAEESLLLYCKPVELYNILQRRAIRNPLFLQRCLRYKIETKHKRRIQMTISISRTSSVGGQTQNLFPMYVILGRLVSDIAVAEFSGVYRFNRACLLTGINRVECSSQVIANFILPEINKLAVEAKSGSLAILFVSCVGSANTLSGVDSVDGPLYMRSVPAVAGYCLWGKIPLESLYISWQNSSNFGLGQRAEIMSSVDMRSCVVKTSCVDGEKCVGFQIPYNSDSMHTAHQVQVTISAEELGSRDKSPYDSYTYNEKPSSSLSNVIRLRAGNVIFNYRYYNNRLQKTEVTEDFSCPFCLIKCASFKGLRCHLLSLHDLFNFEFWVTEEYQAVNVSMKTDVWRSEIIADGIDPKQQTFFFCSRPLRRKKAKSAVQSAKHIHPFVVESEYSDKADDAQSSKGHNVAPTMLQFAKTRKLSIERADPRHCTLLRKRQFFHSHRAQPMALEQVLSDRDSEDEVDDDVADLEDRRMLDDFVDVTRDEKRMMHMWNSFVRKQRVLADGHIPWACEAFSQLHGPNLVKTPALLWCWRLFMIKLWNHGLLDANSMNSCNIILETIHSEAADPKS
- the LOC101213607 gene encoding polycomb group protein EMBRYONIC FLOWER 2 isoform X6, whose product is MPGIPLVARETSCSRNADQMCRVESRVHLSEEEEIAAEESLLLYCKPVELYNILQRRAIRNPLFLQRCLRYKIETKHKRRIQMTISISRTSSVGGQTQNLFPMYVILGRLVSDIAVAEFSGVYRFNRACLLTGINRVECSSQVIANFILPEINKLAVEAKSGSLAILFVSCVGSANTLSGVDSVDGPLYMRSVPAVAGYCLWGKIPLESLYISWQNSSNFGLGQRAEIMSSVDMRSCVVKTSCVDGEKCVGFQIPYNSDSMHTAHQVQVTISAEELGSRDKSPYDSYTYNEKPSSSLSNVIRLRAGNVIFNYRYYNNRLQKTEVTEDFSCPFCLIKCASFKGLRCHLLSLHDLFNFEFWVTEEYQAVNVSMKTDVWRSEIIADGIDPKQQTFFFCSRPLRRKKAKSAVQSAKHIHPFVVESEYSDKADDAQSSKGEKAQISGFLSTTLHSSYDPDCVQSISGHNVAPTMLQFAKTRKLSIERADPRHCTLLRKRQFFHSHRAQPMALEQVLSDRDSEDEVDDDVADLEDRRMLDDFVDVTRDEKRMMHMWNSFVRKQRVLADGHIPWACEAFSQLHGPNLVKTPALLWCWRLFMIKLWNHGLLDANSMNSCNIILETIHSEAADPKS
- the LOC101213607 gene encoding polycomb group protein EMBRYONIC FLOWER 2 isoform X11: MCRVESRVHLSEEEEIAAEESLLLYCKPVELYNILQRRAIRNPLFLQRCLRYKIETKHKRRIQMTISISRTSSVGGQTQNLFPMYVILGRLVSDIAVAEFSGVYRFNRACLLTGINRVECSSQVIANFILPEINKLAVEAKSGSLAILFVSCVGSANTLSGVDSVDGPLYMRSVPAVAGYCLWGKIPLESLYISWQNSSNFGLGQRAEIMSSVDMRSCVVKTSCVDGEKCVGFQIPYNSDSMHTAHQVQVTISAEELGSRDKSPYDSYTYNEKPSSSLSNVIRLRAGNVIFNYRYYNNRLQKTEVTEDFSCPFCLIKCASFKGLRCHLLSLHDLFNFEFWVTEEYQAVNVSMKTDVWRSEIIADGIDPKQQTFFFCSRPLRRKKAKSAVQSAKHIHPFVVESEYSDKADDAQSSKGEKAQISGFLSTTLHSSYDPDCVQSISGHNVAPTMLQFAKTRKLSIERADPRHCTLLRKRQFFHSHRAQPMALEQVLSDRDSEDEVDDDVADLEDRRMLDDFVDVTRDEKRMMHMWNSFVRKQRVLADGHIPWACEAFSQLHGPNLVKTPALLWCWRLFMIKLWNHGLLDANSMNSCNIILETIHSEAADPKS
- the LOC101213607 gene encoding polycomb group protein EMBRYONIC FLOWER 2 isoform X8 — encoded protein: MYCVASNHSSLLVQALTHMGELVCSPSCSRNADQMCRVESRVHLSEEEEIAAEESLLLYCKPVELYNILQRRAIRNPLFLQRCLRYKIETKHKRRIQMTISISRTSSVGGQTQNLFPMYVILGRLVSDIAVAEFSGVYRFNRACLLTGINRVECSSQVIANFILPEINKLAVEAKSGSLAILFVSCVGSANTLSGVDSVDGPLYMRSVPAVAGYCLWGKIPLESLYISWQNSSNFGLGQRAEIMSSVDMRSCVVKTSCVDGEKCVGFQIPYNSDSMHTAHQVQVTISAEELGSRDKSPYDSYTYNEKPSSSLSNVIRLRAGNVIFNYRYYNNRLQKTEVTEDFSCPFCLIKCASFKGLRCHLLSLHDLFNFEFWVTEEYQAVNVSMKTDVWRSEIIADGIDPKQQTFFFCSRPLRRKKAKSAVQSAKHIHPFVVESEYSDKADDAQSSKGEKAQISGHNVAPTMLQFAKTRKLSIERADPRHCTLLRKRQFFHSHRAQPMALEQVLSDRDSEDEVDDDVADLEDRRMLDDFVDVTRDEKRMMHMWNSFVRKQRVLADGHIPWACEAFSQLHGPNLVKTPALLWCWRLFMIKLWNHGLLDANSMNSCNIILETIHSEAADPKS
- the LOC101213607 gene encoding polycomb group protein EMBRYONIC FLOWER 2 isoform X3; its protein translation is MYCVASNHSSLLVQALTHMGELVCSRNADQMCRVESRVHLSEEEEIAAEESLLLYCKPVELYNILQRRAIRNPLFLQRCLRYKIETKHKRRIQMTISISRTSSVGGQTQNLFPMYVILGRLVSDIAVAEFSGVYRFNRACLLTGINRVECSSQVIANFILPEINKLAVEAKSGSLAILFVSCVGSANTLSGVDSVDGPLYMRSVPAVAGYCLWGKIPLESLYISWQNSSNFGLGQRAEIMSSVDMRSCVVKTSCVDGEKCVGFQIPYNSDSMHTAHQVQVTISAEELGSRDKSPYDSYTYNEKPSSSLSNVIRLRAGNVIFNYRYYNNRLQKTEVTEDFSCPFCLIKCASFKGLRCHLLSLHDLFNFEFWVTEEYQAVNVSMKTDVWRSEIIADGIDPKQQTFFFCSRPLRRKKAKSAVQSAKHIHPFVVESEYSDKADDAQSSKGEKAQISGFLSTTLHSSYDPDCVQSISGHNVAPTMLQFAKTRKLSIERADPRHCTLLRKRQFFHSHRAQPMALEQVLSDRDSEDEVDDDVADLEDRRMLDDFVDVTRDEKRMMHMWNSFVRKQRVLADGHIPWACEAFSQLHGPNLVKTPALLWCWRLFMIKLWNHGLLDANSMNSCNIILETIHSEAADPKS